The following DNA comes from Bradyrhizobium sp. SK17.
GCCCTTGCCGCCGCAGCAGGATCTCCAGCACCGAGGTCTCGCGCGCCGAGAAGACGTGCGGAACGCCGTCGACGAACACCTGCTTGCTCTCGGTGTCGTAGACGAGATTGGCGAGCTTCAGCGACGAGCCGAGCAGCTGGCCGGGCCGGCGCAGGATGGCTTCGAGCCGCGCCACCAGTTCTTCCAGCGCGAATGGCTTGGCCAGATAATCATCCGCGCCGCTGCGCAGGCCGTTGACCCGATCCTGAAGACCGTTGCGCGCGGTCAGCACCAGGACCGGCAACGGGTCGCTCCTGCGGCGAAGCTCCGACAGCACCGCCAGACCATCGCCGTCGGGCAGGCCGAGATCGAGGATCATGGCAGCATAACTGACGCTGCGCAGCGCATCGCGCGCCTCGGCCACGCTGTTGACGAGATCGGATTCATAACCCGCTGCCATCAGCCCGCTGGCGAGCAGTCGCGAGAGCTCGACATTGTCCTCGACGATCAGAAGGCGCATCGCAGCAATCCTGTCTTCACCCAAGCGTGCCCGTACCCAAGCGTGCCTGTTCGCACACCCGATTGCGATAGGCCAGCTATTCCGGAAATTCCGGGACGGACCGCTCCGCAGGCAATGGCAACGTGCAAACGACGCGCATTTCGGCAGACCGCCCCGGCCACGCAAAACAGGCTATGTTTTTTCTATGGACGGCTCGGTTCGCGCCTACAAGAAATAGATGAAAGCGCCTATGCTGCAACGTAAATTCGGTTGCGACCGCCGTCGTTGTGCAAAGCAGTGTAAGGCTGGCGTAAGCTGGTCCTGATAACAGGTTCCGGGCCTCGCCAAGACCAATATCCCTGTCCGCGATGCGGTTAGGTTTCGGGTTCTTGTGCGGCCTCTCCAACCTCGGCGAATCAGGCGGGCGATGTCATTTCGGATGAAGTATGCGGGATTTGTAGCGCTGCCCGTGGTGGCTGGGTTGCTGGCGGGCGCGTGGCTGCTGGTGCGCACCAACGGGGTCGAGAGCGTCAAGGCAGCGCCGACCAACACCGCGTCCGATGTCAACGTCGACGAGCAGTATGTCGTCCTGACCGACAAGCAGGCCGAGAGCCTCAAGGTCATTCCCGCGGAACAGCGTTCCTTCAAGACGCTGAAGAACGCGGTCGGCTCGATCGATTTCAATCAGAACATGCTGGTGCAGGCATTCACGCCGAATCCCGGACGAATCGTCGATACATTCTTCAACGTCGGTGACGAAGTGAAGAAAGGCGATACGCTGTTCACCATCGACAGCCCTGATCTGCTTCAGGCCGAATCCGGACTGCTCGCCTCGGCCGGTGTGCTCGAGCTGCAAACCAGGACGCTCGCGCGGGTCAAGCAATTGCTCAAGACCGGTGGCGGCGCGCAGAAGGACGTGGACCAGGCCACATCGGATCAGCAGACCGCCGAAGGTAATTTCAAGGCGGGGCGCGACGCGGTTCGGCTGTTCGGCAAGACCGATGCAGAGATCGATCGCATCGTCGCCGACCGCAAGGTCGATTCCATCCTGGTCGTGCCGAGCACGATCTCCGGCCGGATCATCGCGCGCAATGCCGCACCCGGCCTCTATGTGCAGCCCGGCAACGCGCCGGCGCCCTATTCGCTCGCCGACATCTCGACGATGTGGATGGTGGCCAACGTGATCGAAACCGACGCGCCCGCCTACCGGATCGGCCAGCCGGTCGAGGTACGGGTGCCGGCCTATCCCAACGAGGTGTTTCGCGGCCGCGTGACCACGCTCGGCCTCAACATCGATCCGAATTCGCACCGCCAGCTGGTGCGTTCGGTGATCGACGATCCCCAGCACAAGCTGCGCGCCGGCATGCTCGCCAGTTTCACGATCGAAACCGAACCGCCGAAGACGTCGGTCAGCGTGCCGATCGACGCGGTCGTGCGCGAAGGTGACGGAACGATGACAGTGTGGGTCACCAGCGATGGCCGGCGGTTCAACCGGCGATCGGTGAAGATCGGAATGGAACAGAACGGCTGGCGTCAGATCCTCGATGGCGTTGCCGCCGACGAGAAGGTCGCCTCCACCGGCGCGATCTTCCTCAGCAACAAGTTTGCCAACGCAGCCACCGGATAGCGGTGAGCTGCGAGATGAGCCGCGCGTTCCTCCGTTCCAGACCTAGTGCAGTAGTCCAGTGATCAAGAGCATCCTCCAGTTCGGTCTGACACGAAGCGCCGTCATCGTGCTTGGCCTCGCGGTATTCTGCGCCGCCGGCATTGCCGCATTCTACAAGCTGAACATCGAGGCCTATCCCAATCCGGCGCCGGTGATCCTCGAGATCACCGCGCAGGCCGCCGGCCTCTCGGCCGAGGAGATGGAGAAGTACTACACGATCCCGATGGAGGTCGGCCTCTATCCGACGCCCGGCGTCGTCAACATCCGCTCGACTTCGTTCTACGGCCTGTCGTTCGTGCGGGTGACCTTCAAATACGGCGTGGACTATTATTTCGCGCTCACCCAGGCCACTAACAGCATCACCCAGAACGTCCAGCTTCCCGGCAACCAGGTACCGCAGATCCAGCAGTCCAGCCTGGTTGGCGAGATCTACCGCTACCAGCTCGTCGGTCCGCCGAATTTCGGCCTGACCAATCTCAGGACATTGCAGGACTACGTCGTCGCCCGCCGGCTGATGACGCTTCCGGGCGTGGTGCAGATCAACTCCTGGGGCGGCACCACCAAGCAGTTTAACGTCGACGCCGACCTCGAGAAGCTCGAGGCCTACAACATCACCGTGCCGCAACTGATCAGCGCGCTCGGCAATTCCAACGTCAATGTCGGCGGCCGCGAGATCGCGATCGGCCAGCAATCGGTCAACATCCGCGGCATCGGCCTGATCAATTCCGGCGGGGAGGACGATGTCACCAAGGGCTACAGGGTTCGTGACATCGAGAATATCGTGCTGACCCAGTCGAACGGGCTGCCGATCCAGATCAAGGACGTTGCCAACGTCTCGGTCGGCTATGTGCCGCGGCTCGGTATCGCCGGAAAGGACAAGGACGACGACGTCGCCGCGGCGATCGTCGTCATGGGACGCACGCAGCACACCAACGACATCGTCCCCAGGGTCGAGGAGGAAGTCGCCAAGATGAACAGCGATGGCACCCTGCCCCGGGTGTCAAGGTCGTGCCCTATTACGACCGCACCTCGCTGGTCAACGTCACCACCCACACCGTGCTGCACAATCTGGTGTTCGGCTGCCTCCTGGTGTTCGTGATCCAGTGGGTGTTCCTCGGCGATCTGCGCAGCGCGCTGATCGTCAGCGCCAACATCCCGTTCGCGCTGTTCTTCGCCATCATCATCCTGGTGCTGCAAGGCGAGGACGCCAACCTGCTGTCGCTCGGTGCGGTCGATTTCGGCATCATCGTCGATTCCGCCGTCATCATGATGGAGAACATATTCCGCAACTTCCAATCCGCGCCCGAAAACCGGCTGCGCGTGCTGCAACACCTTGCGCAGGGCTATTGGGGGAGCGATCCGACCACCGCACAGAACGGCCAGCCCGCGCCGGGCTGGACCGAGCGGTTGCGCATGATCTTCGTCAGCGCATTGCAGGTCGACAAGGCGGTGTTCTTCACCGCCGCCATCACGGTCACCGCCTTCGTGCCGCTGTTCACGATGCAGGGCGTCGAAGGCCAGATCTTCGGGCCGATGGCGCGCACCTACGGCTATGCGCTGGCCGGCGCGCTGCTGGCGACGTTCACGGTGACGCCGGTGCTGGCCTCCCTGCTGCTGCCGAAGCAGATCGAGGAGACCGAGACCGTCATCGTGCGCTCGCTGCGCAAGGCCTATACGCCGGTGCTGCGCTGGTCGCTGTCGCACTTGAAGGTCGCGGTCGCGGCCGGCCTCATCTTCCTCGGCCTCAGCGTGCTCGCCGCAAGCCGCCTCGGCAGCGAGTTCCTGCCGGCGCTCGAGGAAGGCAATTTCTGGATCCGCGCCTCGATGCCGCCGACCATGTCGCTCGATGCCGGCACCAACCCGACCCGCAAGATGCGCGAGATCCTGCTGCGTCATCCCGAGATCATCACCGTGGTGTCGCAGCACGGCCGTCCCGATAACGGCAGCGACGCTTCGCCATTCTCGAACGTCGAGCTGTTCGCGCCGATCAAGCCGTTCGACCAATGGCCGCCCGGCCTGACCAAGGAAAAGCTCACCGAGGAATTGCAGCGGGAGTTCGACCAGGAACTGCCCGGCGTCACCTTCAACTTCTCACAGTATATCCAGGACAACGTCGAAGAGGCGCTGTCGGGCGTCAAGGGCGCCAACTCGGTCAAGATCATCGGCCCGAACCTCGCCGTGCTCGAGCAGCTCGCGGGCAAGGTCTCGCAGGAGATGGCCAAGATTCGCGGCGTTGCCGACCTCGGCATCTTCCATCTGGTCGGGCAGCCGAACCTCAACATCAGGGTCAACCGGGAGAAGACCGCGCGCTACGGCCTCAACACCGGCGACGTGACGACCGTGGTGCAGGCCGCGCTCGGCGGTACCAACGCCACCACGGTGCTGGAGGGCGACCGGCAGTTCGGCGTGGTGGTTCGGCTCGACCCGAAATTCCGCGAGAGCATCGATTCGGTGCGCGAGATCAAGGTCGCCTACCAGACGCCATCGGGATCCAACGCCTACATCCCGTTGAGCGAACTCGCCGACATCTCGCTCGATACCGGCGCATCGTTCATCTACCGCG
Coding sequences within:
- a CDS encoding response regulator transcription factor, with product MRLLIVEDNVELSRLLASGLMAAGYESDLVNSVAEARDALRSVSYAAMILDLGLPDGDGLAVLSELRRRSDPLPVLVLTARNGLQDRVNGLRSGADDYLAKPFALEELVARLEAILRRPGQLLGSSLKLANLVYDTESKQVFVDGVPHVFSARETSVLEILLRRQGRVVPKKNVEDHIFGLSGEVASNAVEVYVSRLRKLLAEHQAKIIIHTIRGVGYLMAEEK
- a CDS encoding efflux RND transporter periplasmic adaptor subunit — encoded protein: MKYAGFVALPVVAGLLAGAWLLVRTNGVESVKAAPTNTASDVNVDEQYVVLTDKQAESLKVIPAEQRSFKTLKNAVGSIDFNQNMLVQAFTPNPGRIVDTFFNVGDEVKKGDTLFTIDSPDLLQAESGLLASAGVLELQTRTLARVKQLLKTGGGAQKDVDQATSDQQTAEGNFKAGRDAVRLFGKTDAEIDRIVADRKVDSILVVPSTISGRIIARNAAPGLYVQPGNAPAPYSLADISTMWMVANVIETDAPAYRIGQPVEVRVPAYPNEVFRGRVTTLGLNIDPNSHRQLVRSVIDDPQHKLRAGMLASFTIETEPPKTSVSVPIDAVVREGDGTMTVWVTSDGRRFNRRSVKIGMEQNGWRQILDGVAADEKVASTGAIFLSNKFANAATG